Proteins encoded by one window of Thermobaculum terrenum ATCC BAA-798:
- a CDS encoding Gfo/Idh/MocA family protein, translating into MSDILGVGIVGCGVVTVFDIIPNLLDTEVEQRIRLVAVADNLPNRAEEIADKFNIPKHYDSAEDLCQDKDVDIVVIATPVPSHLPNALSAIRSGKHIYIQKTMTLAVEEANTIIDAARKAGVKVAAAPGNHLRSRAMQEIRDHIREGKIGKICWGRAQRGARHEDDIRRQPGSELEHADPSWYYKPGGGPLRDAAVYDLHAITWILGPARRVVAMSGVSIPIRFWQSKEIKVEMDDNTHFILEFDNSCFFVISSHFIRGCSKVPSMEIYGDDGAIIYGGCATGSYELWVKGSGRNRLGFEEVLAHVGAPEISGAEAKGTNHYIVGDILHLADCVIKDKAPEISAEHARHVIEIIQGVYDSARSGKAVELKTSFNYQH; encoded by the coding sequence ATGAGCGATATTCTTGGGGTGGGAATTGTAGGTTGTGGGGTGGTAACCGTCTTCGATATAATCCCTAATTTGCTAGATACCGAGGTCGAACAGAGGATTAGACTCGTTGCAGTCGCTGATAACCTTCCTAATAGAGCTGAGGAGATCGCGGACAAATTCAATATTCCAAAGCATTATGATTCAGCTGAAGATCTGTGCCAGGATAAAGACGTCGATATAGTAGTCATAGCTACCCCTGTGCCAAGCCATTTGCCCAATGCACTATCAGCTATAAGATCTGGCAAGCATATCTATATTCAGAAAACGATGACTCTTGCAGTTGAGGAGGCTAATACCATCATAGATGCCGCACGTAAGGCTGGAGTTAAAGTGGCAGCTGCTCCAGGCAACCACTTAAGATCCCGAGCAATGCAAGAAATAAGAGACCATATACGTGAAGGTAAAATTGGAAAGATATGCTGGGGAAGAGCACAAAGAGGTGCGAGGCACGAAGATGACATACGCCGACAACCAGGGTCAGAGCTCGAACACGCTGACCCTTCCTGGTATTACAAACCAGGCGGAGGTCCTCTTCGAGATGCAGCCGTATATGACCTGCACGCCATCACTTGGATACTTGGCCCAGCGCGAAGAGTAGTAGCTATGTCAGGTGTATCCATACCTATCCGCTTTTGGCAGTCAAAAGAGATCAAGGTAGAAATGGATGATAACACGCACTTTATTCTAGAGTTTGATAACAGTTGCTTTTTCGTAATAAGCTCTCATTTCATAAGAGGATGCTCAAAAGTTCCATCTATGGAAATATATGGAGATGATGGAGCAATCATTTATGGAGGCTGTGCTACAGGTTCTTATGAGCTGTGGGTGAAGGGAAGTGGCAGAAACAGGTTAGGTTTCGAGGAAGTATTAGCTCATGTAGGAGCCCCAGAGATATCAGGAGCTGAGGCTAAGGGAACCAATCATTATATAGTAGGAGATATACTGCACCTCGCTGACTGTGTGATCAAAGACAAAGCCCCTGAAATAAGTGCGGAACATGCTCGACATGTTATAGAGATCATACAAGGTGTGTATGATTCCGCACGGTCAGGGAAGGCGGTGGAACTCAAGACTAGCTTCAATTACCAGCACTAA